A genomic window from Caldicellulosiruptor kronotskyensis 2002 includes:
- a CDS encoding BlaI/MecI/CopY family transcriptional regulator gives MNKELLKPSEAELEVMKVLWEEGKPLSAPEIVQRLKEKDIKWEKSTIYTLIDRLVKKKAIKQEKKDKLYYYSPSISKEEYAKIETARVLNKLFNGSVKDLLAALVESGNLKKEELEEIKKLLRKEE, from the coding sequence ATGAACAAAGAATTATTAAAGCCGTCAGAAGCTGAGTTAGAGGTTATGAAAGTTTTATGGGAAGAAGGAAAGCCCCTCAGTGCTCCAGAGATAGTGCAAAGGTTAAAAGAAAAAGACATCAAATGGGAAAAGTCAACCATATACACCTTGATTGACAGGCTTGTAAAAAAGAAAGCAATAAAGCAAGAGAAAAAAGATAAACTTTACTACTACAGTCCTTCTATTAGCAAAGAGGAATACGCAAAGATAGAAACAGCAAGGGTATTGAATAAGCTATTTAATGGCTCTGTAAAAGATTTATTAGCAGCATTAGTTGAAAGTGGAAACCTAAAAAAAGAAGAGCTTGAGGAGATTAAGAAGTTATTAAGAAAAGAGGAGTAG
- a CDS encoding DivIVA domain-containing protein codes for MLTPQDIESKTFKRVYIGGYSVEEVEEFLDQVLKDYEALYKENLELKDKIALLNENIQNYKTIEETLQNTLIVAQSTAEEIKKVAYQKAETIIKEAEMKASKMIEEANSKVLQITYEYGELKKRYQLFLNKFRNLLQTELSALEMVDKELQND; via the coding sequence ATGTTAACCCCTCAAGATATTGAATCTAAGACCTTTAAAAGGGTGTATATAGGCGGGTACAGTGTTGAAGAGGTAGAAGAGTTTTTGGACCAAGTTTTAAAAGATTATGAGGCTTTGTACAAGGAAAACTTAGAGCTCAAAGACAAGATTGCACTTTTGAATGAGAACATTCAAAACTATAAGACAATTGAAGAGACCCTTCAAAACACGTTGATTGTTGCACAGTCAACTGCAGAGGAGATTAAAAAGGTGGCATATCAAAAAGCTGAGACAATAATCAAAGAAGCCGAGATGAAGGCTTCAAAGATGATAGAAGAAGCAAATAGCAAAGTTTTGCAAATAACATATGAATATGGGGAGCTTAAAAAAAGGTATCAACTTTTTCTTAACAAGTTCAGGAATTTACTACAAACTGAACTTAGTGCACTTGAAATGGTAGACAAAGAACTACAAAACGACTAA
- a CDS encoding M56 family metallopeptidase produces the protein MNIEVIFKWILVMTVGGSIAVLIFAILSKIFKEHLSARARYYIWMVGLFCFTIPWNVLIKFCKKDSRVLNQSIILGNSSHMTSKLNNNNALNLQLTENTAQGGALIALPYKNISYFNLEKFVEFIGYVWLVGAIVFFAWFLIRYIWFKMILIRSSRECSNEYCRRMIERYCNLRKIPKKIKILESDIIQTPMLIGIITPILVIPTKDIVREDLRLIIRHELVHFKRKDILVKWLSKLINALHWFNPLVYFAVLKLNRECEYSCDEEVIRKLKKDGKRRYAEVLYNTLLVSIGSGAGAAFGLVGKKESIVERFRFIMSLESRKMSKGAKVFVVVLVSTTIFLSAFVQIWAKDILSFDSDEIEAIKSTIEGFYETQYKSYLQMEYIDITPYLDMSKIQNHNKVVALKMLVFRRKYTDEKKYCYVENRHFPYELHYKEIELDGNKAKVVIDLEIKLKEAYPSFISYGDNIFELEKQDGTWKITKHIYDKWALMHYEFSTDQKLPEPDYEQIKKQIDRDFGIE, from the coding sequence ATGAATATAGAAGTTATATTCAAATGGATTTTAGTAATGACAGTAGGTGGAAGCATAGCTGTTTTGATATTTGCTATTTTGAGCAAAATCTTTAAAGAGCATTTGAGTGCAAGGGCAAGGTATTATATTTGGATGGTAGGGCTTTTTTGTTTCACCATTCCATGGAATGTATTGATTAAATTTTGTAAGAAAGATAGTAGAGTACTAAATCAGAGTATTATATTAGGCAACAGCAGTCATATGACCTCAAAATTAAATAACAACAATGCATTGAACTTACAACTAACAGAAAATACAGCACAAGGTGGGGCTTTAATTGCCCTGCCTTATAAAAATATTAGTTATTTTAACCTTGAAAAATTTGTAGAATTTATTGGTTATGTCTGGCTTGTAGGTGCTATAGTATTTTTTGCATGGTTTTTGATAAGGTATATTTGGTTTAAAATGATACTTATAAGAAGTTCACGAGAATGTTCAAATGAATATTGCAGGAGAATGATTGAAAGGTATTGCAATCTAAGAAAAATTCCAAAAAAGATAAAGATATTAGAAAGTGATATTATACAAACACCTATGTTAATCGGAATAATTACTCCGATCTTAGTAATACCAACAAAGGACATAGTAAGAGAAGATTTAAGATTAATCATAAGACATGAACTTGTACACTTCAAGAGAAAAGATATACTTGTTAAATGGCTAAGCAAATTAATAAATGCACTTCACTGGTTTAACCCCTTGGTATATTTTGCAGTTTTAAAGCTAAATAGAGAATGTGAATATTCATGTGACGAAGAAGTAATAAGAAAGCTTAAGAAGGATGGCAAAAGAAGGTATGCAGAGGTACTTTATAACACACTTTTGGTGAGTATAGGCAGTGGAGCAGGCGCGGCATTTGGTCTGGTAGGTAAGAAAGAAAGCATTGTTGAGAGATTTAGGTTTATTATGAGTTTGGAGTCAAGGAAAATGAGCAAAGGTGCAAAGGTGTTTGTTGTAGTGTTAGTATCAACAACAATATTCTTAAGTGCATTTGTTCAAATATGGGCAAAAGATATTTTGAGTTTTGATAGCGATGAAATAGAAGCAATCAAATCAACTATAGAAGGATTTTATGAAACACAGTACAAATCTTATCTTCAAATGGAGTATATAGATATAACACCGTACTTGGATATGTCAAAGATACAGAATCATAATAAAGTTGTTGCATTAAAAATGTTAGTATTCAGAAGAAAATATACAGACGAAAAAAAATATTGTTATGTTGAGAATAGACATTTTCCATATGAACTTCATTACAAGGAAATAGAACTTGATGGCAACAAAGCCAAGGTAGTTATTGACTTAGAGATAAAACTGAAAGAAGCATATCCATCATTTATTTCTTATGGTGATAATATTTTTGAATTAGAAAAGCAGGATGGGACATGGAAAATTACAAAGCATATCTATGACAAATGGGCCTTAATGCATTATGAATTCTCTACTGACCAAAAGTTACCAGAACCTGATTACGAGCAAATAAAAAAGCAAATAGATAGAGATTTTGGTATTGAATAG
- a CDS encoding YlmH family RNA-binding protein has translation MGHQAMTYIPEENKYEVLKLKNLIKKLSWGIEYSDFLSPFAIKYAVEVLLKNQNHILHRSWGGYEDSERNILALFNRDFEEYTENLTYPIQTILIEAKNNLSHRQILGSFIGNGLKRDKIGDILVKENGALVFVKDEIATYVVTNIDKIGNEKVKCSIVENGQIDIKWFINNNSKRVVYTVASLRVDSVISHGFGISREEAADLIRQMKVAVNWVYIDKPSYAVKEGDLVSVRHHGRLKIEKVLSTTKKGRISIEVSRFS, from the coding sequence ATGGGGCACCAGGCTATGACTTATATTCCCGAAGAGAACAAGTATGAAGTGCTGAAACTCAAAAACTTGATAAAAAAGCTTAGCTGGGGAATTGAATATTCTGACTTTCTTTCCCCGTTTGCAATAAAGTATGCAGTCGAGGTCCTACTAAAGAATCAAAATCATATTCTACACAGAAGTTGGGGCGGGTATGAAGACAGCGAAAGAAATATATTGGCCCTTTTTAACAGAGATTTTGAAGAATATACAGAAAATCTCACATATCCAATACAAACAATTTTAATTGAAGCTAAGAATAATCTTTCTCACAGACAAATTTTGGGTAGTTTTATTGGAAACGGACTCAAAAGAGACAAAATAGGTGACATTTTGGTCAAAGAAAATGGCGCGCTTGTGTTTGTAAAAGATGAAATTGCAACATATGTTGTAACAAATATAGACAAAATAGGCAATGAGAAAGTAAAATGCAGTATTGTTGAAAATGGTCAAATCGATATAAAATGGTTTATCAACAATAACAGTAAAAGAGTTGTTTATACAGTTGCATCGCTCAGAGTTGACAGTGTAATAAGCCACGGTTTTGGAATTTCAAGAGAAGAAGCAGCAGATTTAATCAGACAGATGAAAGTAGCAGTCAACTGGGTATACATTGATAAACCTTCGTATGCTGTTAAGGAAGGGGATTTGGTTTCGGTACGTCATCATGGGCGACTCAAAATCGAAAAGGTATTGTCCACTACGAAAAAGGGAAGAATTAGTATAGAAGTTTCGAGATTTTCATAA
- a CDS encoding YggT family protein: protein MIRFLFGFADKAISFVEFCIIVDAILSWVIVDPYNKYRRILGTIVNPILDPVRRVALRYIRIGFIDFSPMIAIILLEVLRWLLRLLLIILI from the coding sequence ATGATAAGATTTTTATTTGGATTTGCAGACAAGGCAATTTCGTTTGTTGAATTTTGTATAATAGTTGATGCAATTTTATCGTGGGTGATAGTTGACCCATACAACAAATATAGGAGGATATTAGGTACTATTGTAAATCCTATCCTTGACCCTGTGAGGAGAGTAGCTTTGCGATACATTCGGATAGGTTTTATTGACTTTTCTCCTATGATTGCTATAATTCTTTTAGAAGTTTTAAGATGGCTTTTGCGACTACTTCTTATAATATTAATATGA
- a CDS encoding NUDIX domain-containing protein: MDFYEKTIDSTLIYDGSFISLKVDKVLLPNGNISQRAIVLHSGAAVVVPVDDENNVIFVKQFRKPIEKVIIELPAGKLDKDEDPLECAKRELEEETGYKASELIKLTEIYTTPGFSNEVIHVYLATGLFKGEVHTDADEFVEVLKIKMNDAILMVKKGEIRDAKTIIGLLLANMYLQEQGLIK, translated from the coding sequence ATGGATTTTTATGAAAAGACCATAGACTCTACATTGATATATGACGGTTCATTTATATCATTAAAAGTGGACAAGGTTTTACTTCCAAACGGCAATATCTCTCAGCGTGCTATTGTACTTCACTCGGGTGCAGCTGTAGTTGTTCCTGTCGATGATGAGAACAATGTCATCTTTGTAAAACAGTTTCGAAAACCAATTGAAAAGGTAATAATAGAACTTCCTGCAGGCAAGCTTGACAAAGACGAAGATCCACTCGAATGTGCCAAAAGAGAGCTTGAAGAAGAAACAGGTTATAAAGCAAGCGAATTAATAAAACTTACCGAGATTTATACAACGCCTGGATTTTCAAACGAAGTGATACATGTGTACCTTGCAACAGGCCTTTTCAAAGGAGAGGTTCATACAGATGCTGATGAGTTTGTGGAAGTACTAAAAATTAAGATGAATGATGCTATTTTGATGGTCAAAAAAGGTGAGATTAGGGATGCAAAGACAATAATAGGACTTCTTCTTGCAAACATGTATTTGCAGGAGCAAGGTTTGATAAAATGA
- a CDS encoding cell division protein SepF has protein sequence MFDNLQRKFLNLIGIEIEEEDKPQDISKTKDENAKPKHETPKVVTIGKANQTEVTVYNLKLFDEVVKVCDALRENKIVVFNLEQVAEEHIQRIIDFVSGAVYVLDAKIHKVSKKIFVVVPRSIDLEVDEQLKEEFRSKGVFAWLK, from the coding sequence ATGTTTGATAACCTTCAAAGAAAATTTTTAAACCTTATTGGCATTGAAATTGAAGAGGAGGACAAGCCTCAGGACATTTCAAAAACAAAAGATGAAAATGCAAAACCAAAACATGAAACGCCAAAGGTAGTGACAATCGGAAAAGCAAACCAGACAGAAGTTACAGTATACAATCTCAAACTCTTTGATGAGGTTGTTAAGGTTTGCGATGCTCTTAGAGAAAACAAAATAGTTGTTTTCAATTTAGAACAAGTAGCAGAGGAGCATATACAAAGAATAATTGATTTTGTAAGCGGGGCTGTTTATGTTCTGGATGCCAAGATTCATAAGGTGAGCAAAAAGATATTTGTTGTTGTTCCAAGAAGTATTGATTTAGAGGTTGATGAACAGCTCAAAGAAGAGTTCAGGTCGAAAGGTGTATTTGCCTGGTTGAAGTAA
- a CDS encoding endonuclease Q family protein has translation MRVYADLHVHIGFSNGRYIKVPSSKTLTLENIIKTAKDEKGLDVIGIVDFLCKDVIDETDKLLDKGKLELKDGSLYSERLLIIPAAEIELRFCSNDFHCLVFFEDYEKLKDFRKIIKTYFNQIDFSCPVFRGQISEFEKIVSSFGLLTVPAHAFTPYKGFYSAAQRVEEVFKKIEVFSIELGLSADSYMVNALCNVQKRSLLSNSDAHSLKNIAREFNEIEVENVSAKDVIKSLKENRIKANYGINPKLGKYHKSYCNRCNSSFNLKSQDLILCPFCKSRDIVIGVEDRISWLCRTENPIEKPPYFYTFPFELVQGFGQKTIKKIIDVFENEINFIKSLNNGTFKNYNIDENVAQKLVRFMNQDYTVKFGAGGHFGRIIFE, from the coding sequence ATGAGGGTATATGCCGATTTGCACGTCCACATTGGATTTTCTAATGGAAGGTATATAAAGGTACCTTCTTCAAAAACCCTTACGCTGGAGAATATTATAAAAACAGCAAAAGATGAAAAAGGACTTGATGTGATTGGTATTGTCGATTTTTTATGCAAGGATGTAATTGATGAAACTGATAAGCTATTAGATAAAGGAAAGCTTGAATTGAAAGATGGAAGCCTGTATTCTGAAAGGCTTTTGATAATACCTGCAGCCGAGATTGAATTGAGGTTTTGTTCAAATGATTTTCACTGTCTTGTCTTTTTCGAAGATTATGAAAAGTTAAAAGACTTTAGAAAAATAATTAAAACCTACTTTAATCAAATTGATTTTAGCTGTCCAGTTTTCAGAGGCCAAATTAGCGAATTTGAAAAGATTGTATCATCTTTTGGACTTTTAACTGTGCCTGCACATGCATTTACACCATATAAAGGTTTTTATTCAGCAGCACAAAGAGTTGAGGAGGTTTTTAAGAAGATAGAGGTTTTTTCAATAGAGCTTGGTCTTTCTGCAGACTCTTATATGGTAAATGCTCTTTGTAATGTTCAAAAAAGGAGTCTTCTTTCTAACTCAGACGCTCATTCTTTAAAAAATATTGCAAGAGAGTTTAACGAAATTGAGGTTGAAAATGTTTCTGCAAAAGATGTTATAAAAAGTTTAAAGGAAAACAGAATAAAGGCAAACTATGGCATAAACCCAAAACTTGGAAAATATCATAAATCGTATTGCAATAGATGTAACAGTTCATTTAATTTAAAAAGCCAAGATTTAATATTATGTCCATTTTGCAAAAGCAGAGACATTGTAATTGGTGTTGAAGACAGAATTTCTTGGCTTTGCAGGACAGAAAATCCTATTGAAAAACCGCCTTATTTTTACACATTCCCTTTTGAACTTGTACAGGGATTTGGACAAAAAACGATCAAAAAAATAATTGACGTTTTTGAAAATGAAATAAACTTTATTAAATCTCTAAATAATGGTACTTTTAAGAATTATAACATTGATGAAAATGTAGCTCAAAAACTTGTAAGATTTATGAATCAAGACTACACCGTTAAATTTGGTGCTGGAGGGCATTTTGGAAGAATTATATTTGAATAA
- the ileS gene encoding isoleucine--tRNA ligase, giving the protein MDWSQTLNLPKTDFPMRANLAQREPQFLKFWQENDIFKKMLEKNKNNKKFILHDGPPYANGDIHLGHALNKVLKDIVNKYKSLHGYYTPYIPGWDTHGLPIEQQVIKKLGVNRHEIDPVEFRKKCKEFALSYIDIQRQQFKRLGVFGEWENPYMTLDPKFEARQIRVFGEMAKKGYIYKGLKPVYWCPSCETALAEAEIEYQEDRTYSIYVKFEVIDDKGLFSNLPIRDKKVYIVIWTTTTWTLPGNLAIALNADFDYSLIDIGNEILVVASELVERVMKTNKIEQYKEIARFKGKDLEYVKCKHPFLDRTSLVILGEHVTLEAGTGCVHTAPGHGEEDFEVCQKYNIPVIVPVDNKGYLTKEAGKFAGLFYEDSNKEIAKELEASGHLLGVEKITHQYPHCWRCKNPVIFRATEQWFASVKGFRDQALKAVDDVKWVPEWGRDRIYNMIADRQDWCISRQRIWGVPIPIFYCKNCRKELITDETIDYIAKIFEKEGSDAWFSKDVKELLPEGTKCLVCGCSEFEKETDIMDVWFDSGSSHAYVLESREDLEWPCDMYLEGNDQYRGWFQSSLLTAVATKGRAPYRIVLTHGFVVDGEGKKMSKSEGNVISPFDIINEFGADILRLWCVSADYTTDMRISKDIIKQLTEIYRKIRNTARFLLGNLYDFNPKTDKVGYENLKEIDKWALQRLYKLIEKVTKAYEEYDYNQVYHLVHNFCVIDMSNLYLDINKDRLYASKSESLDRRSAQTVMYEILIALTKLIAPILSFTAEEIWQNIIFKEEDAESVFLTSWPSINEDILRDEALREKWDKIIEIKDIVSKQLEIARNEKLIGSSLDSKVKIFAKGDIKRFIEENKDIIQEVLIVSQLEVEESDSGQIKVEVYKADGSKCERCWKFDTMVGKNEESLNVCPRCYEVVKGK; this is encoded by the coding sequence ATGGACTGGAGTCAAACATTGAACTTACCAAAAACCGATTTTCCAATGAGAGCAAACTTAGCACAAAGAGAACCTCAATTTCTAAAGTTCTGGCAAGAAAATGATATTTTCAAAAAGATGCTCGAAAAAAATAAAAATAATAAAAAGTTTATTCTTCATGACGGACCACCTTATGCAAATGGCGACATTCATTTAGGACATGCCTTGAACAAAGTTTTAAAAGACATAGTAAATAAATACAAATCATTGCATGGCTATTACACACCTTATATTCCTGGCTGGGATACACACGGTCTTCCGATCGAGCAGCAGGTTATCAAAAAGCTTGGAGTAAACAGGCATGAAATCGACCCAGTAGAGTTTAGGAAAAAGTGTAAAGAGTTTGCCCTCAGCTATATTGACATCCAAAGACAACAGTTCAAAAGACTTGGCGTGTTTGGTGAATGGGAAAATCCTTATATGACTTTAGACCCAAAATTTGAGGCAAGACAAATTCGCGTATTTGGAGAAATGGCTAAAAAAGGGTACATCTACAAAGGTTTAAAACCTGTTTATTGGTGTCCGTCGTGTGAAACTGCATTAGCAGAAGCAGAGATTGAATATCAGGAAGACAGGACATACTCTATTTATGTTAAGTTTGAAGTGATCGACGACAAAGGATTGTTTTCAAATTTACCTATAAGAGATAAAAAGGTATACATTGTAATTTGGACAACCACAACATGGACACTTCCAGGCAACTTAGCAATTGCCTTAAATGCTGATTTTGATTATAGTTTGATTGATATCGGAAATGAGATATTAGTTGTGGCATCTGAGCTTGTAGAAAGAGTAATGAAGACAAATAAAATTGAGCAGTACAAAGAAATTGCAAGGTTTAAAGGCAAGGATTTAGAATATGTAAAATGTAAACATCCATTTTTGGATAGAACTTCTTTAGTAATTTTGGGTGAACATGTAACTTTGGAAGCAGGAACAGGTTGTGTTCACACAGCACCGGGTCATGGTGAAGAAGACTTTGAGGTTTGTCAGAAGTATAATATACCTGTAATTGTTCCAGTTGACAATAAAGGATATTTGACAAAAGAAGCTGGCAAGTTTGCAGGCCTCTTTTATGAGGATTCAAACAAGGAGATTGCAAAGGAGTTGGAAGCTTCAGGTCATCTTCTTGGTGTTGAAAAGATAACTCACCAGTATCCTCACTGCTGGAGATGTAAAAATCCTGTTATATTCAGAGCGACCGAGCAGTGGTTTGCTTCAGTCAAAGGTTTTAGAGATCAGGCTCTCAAGGCTGTAGATGATGTCAAGTGGGTGCCAGAGTGGGGAAGAGATAGAATTTACAATATGATTGCAGACAGGCAAGACTGGTGTATCTCAAGGCAGAGAATCTGGGGTGTGCCAATTCCAATATTCTATTGCAAAAATTGCAGGAAAGAGTTAATAACTGATGAAACAATTGATTATATAGCAAAAATATTTGAAAAAGAAGGTTCTGATGCTTGGTTTTCTAAGGATGTCAAAGAACTCTTGCCAGAAGGTACAAAGTGTCTTGTTTGTGGATGTAGCGAGTTTGAAAAAGAGACTGACATTATGGATGTGTGGTTTGACTCAGGTTCTTCTCATGCCTATGTTTTAGAGAGCAGAGAAGATTTAGAGTGGCCATGTGATATGTACTTAGAAGGAAACGACCAGTACAGAGGATGGTTCCAGTCATCGCTTTTGACAGCTGTTGCGACAAAAGGAAGAGCACCGTATAGAATTGTTCTGACTCATGGGTTTGTTGTTGACGGCGAAGGGAAGAAAATGTCAAAGTCAGAAGGAAATGTAATATCGCCGTTTGATATCATCAATGAGTTCGGAGCAGACATTTTAAGGCTTTGGTGCGTTTCAGCTGACTATACAACAGATATGAGAATTTCAAAGGATATTATAAAACAGCTAACAGAAATTTATAGAAAGATAAGAAACACAGCAAGATTCTTGCTTGGAAATCTTTATGATTTTAATCCGAAAACAGATAAGGTAGGATATGAAAACCTTAAAGAAATTGACAAGTGGGCGTTACAAAGGCTGTATAAGTTGATTGAAAAGGTTACAAAAGCTTACGAAGAGTATGATTATAATCAGGTATATCATCTTGTTCATAACTTCTGTGTAATTGACATGAGTAATTTGTATCTTGACATAAACAAAGATAGACTTTATGCATCAAAAAGTGAAAGCCTTGACAGAAGATCTGCACAAACTGTCATGTACGAAATACTAATTGCGCTCACAAAACTCATTGCACCAATTTTGTCTTTTACAGCAGAAGAAATTTGGCAAAATATTATTTTTAAAGAGGAAGACGCTGAATCAGTGTTTTTGACAAGCTGGCCAAGTATCAATGAAGATATATTAAGAGATGAAGCATTAAGAGAAAAGTGGGATAAAATAATTGAAATAAAAGACATTGTTTCAAAACAGCTTGAAATTGCAAGAAATGAAAAGCTTATTGGAAGTTCATTGGATAGCAAAGTGAAAATTTTTGCAAAAGGTGATATAAAAAGATTTATAGAAGAAAACAAAGACATTATTCAGGAAGTATTAATTGTTTCTCAGCTTGAGGTTGAAGAAAGTGATAGCGGCCAGATAAAAGTGGAAGTTTATAAGGCTGATGGTTCAAAGTGTGAACGATGTTGGAAATTCGATACAATGGTTGGAAAGAATGAAGAAAGTTTAAATGTATGTCCAAGGTGCTATGAGGTTGTAAAGGGTAAATAA
- the aroB gene encoding 3-dehydroquinate synthase produces the protein MEDRIYLSLKREEKNIPIIFIESIEKTGEYLASFNCSNLVIFTDKMVYRLYKDFIDSLSYSYLYLFDEGEESKSIESYLKAIDYLLDRNVDRRALFVAIGGGVIGDVVGFIASTYKRGVKLIHIPTTLLSMVDSSIGGKTGINHKSYKNQIGTFYQPEMIIISPKFLETLPKSEILSGFGEIIKYGFTLDKSILDMKDRFENDVFEIFQDKILAMQLIKKSINCKVEVVENDEKESHLREVLNFGHTVGHALETYYNYHFSHGIFVIFGMVAEMILSNILFNFDLSNLDFLIRILEKNNIKLPQRFEKSQIISIMKYDKKNINASIRMVLLKDVCDYVLGHKIDEDVLYKALCKFEEIVLS, from the coding sequence ATGGAAGATAGGATTTACTTAAGTTTAAAAAGGGAAGAAAAAAATATTCCCATTATCTTTATTGAGAGTATAGAAAAAACCGGAGAATATCTTGCATCTTTTAATTGCTCAAATCTTGTAATATTTACCGACAAGATGGTCTACAGACTCTACAAAGATTTTATTGATAGTCTTTCCTACTCTTACCTCTACCTTTTTGATGAAGGAGAGGAGTCAAAGTCAATAGAATCTTACCTAAAGGCAATTGATTATCTTTTAGATAGAAATGTGGACAGAAGAGCATTGTTTGTTGCAATTGGTGGTGGAGTTATTGGTGATGTAGTCGGATTTATAGCATCTACATATAAGCGTGGTGTGAAACTCATTCACATTCCAACAACTCTTCTTTCAATGGTTGACAGTAGCATTGGTGGAAAAACTGGTATTAATCATAAATCTTACAAAAACCAGATTGGGACATTTTACCAGCCTGAAATGATAATAATATCTCCTAAGTTTTTGGAAACATTACCAAAAAGCGAGATTTTATCTGGTTTTGGTGAGATAATAAAATATGGTTTTACCTTAGACAAAAGTATATTGGATATGAAAGATAGATTTGAAAATGATGTTTTTGAGATTTTTCAAGATAAAATACTTGCTATGCAGTTGATAAAGAAATCTATTAACTGTAAAGTCGAAGTTGTTGAAAATGACGAAAAAGAATCACATTTAAGAGAGGTTCTGAATTTTGGCCACACAGTAGGTCATGCATTAGAGACATATTACAATTACCATTTTTCTCATGGTATATTCGTTATTTTTGGAATGGTTGCTGAGATGATACTTTCAAACATTCTATTTAATTTTGATTTATCAAACTTAGATTTTTTAATAAGAATTTTAGAGAAGAATAATATAAAGCTTCCTCAAAGATTTGAAAAAAGTCAAATTATCTCAATTATGAAGTATGACAAGAAGAATATAAATGCTTCAATAAGAATGGTTTTATTAAAAGATGTATGTGATTATGTTTTAGGTCACAAAATCGATGAAGATGTTTTGTATAAAGCACTTTGTAAGTTCGAGGAAATTGTTTTATCTTAA
- a CDS encoding YggS family pyridoxal phosphate-dependent enzyme, with protein MVDKETLKKNIEDVMERIEMACLRAGRKPDEVSLLGATKGVDVETIKLANQFGLKIFGENRVQEFLPKFQELPYLEWHFIGRLQTNKIKYIYDKVSLIHSIDSPQQIDELEKRCAKASKICSVLIEINIGGEESKGGVSIEKVDDLIEKISNCSHVILKGFMTIPPIEDDEMKLRVYFRKMKEIFEKYKKLNYNNVNIEVLSMGMSGDFEVAIEEGATLVRIGTKIFGERPQK; from the coding sequence ATGGTTGACAAAGAAACGCTTAAAAAAAATATTGAGGATGTAATGGAAAGAATTGAAATGGCTTGTTTAAGAGCTGGTAGAAAGCCAGATGAGGTAAGCCTGCTTGGTGCAACCAAAGGGGTAGATGTCGAGACTATAAAGCTTGCAAACCAGTTTGGTCTAAAGATTTTTGGTGAGAACAGGGTACAAGAATTCTTGCCAAAGTTTCAAGAACTTCCTTATCTTGAATGGCATTTTATAGGAAGGCTTCAAACAAACAAGATTAAATACATTTATGATAAAGTAAGTCTCATTCATTCAATTGACAGCCCTCAGCAAATTGATGAACTTGAAAAAAGATGTGCAAAAGCAAGTAAAATATGCAGTGTACTTATAGAAATAAACATAGGTGGTGAAGAGTCAAAGGGTGGAGTTAGTATAGAGAAAGTAGATGATTTGATTGAAAAGATCAGTAATTGTTCACATGTCATTCTCAAGGGTTTTATGACAATACCTCCAATCGAAGATGACGAAATGAAATTAAGAGTGTACTTTAGAAAGATGAAAGAAATCTTTGAAAAATATAAGAAATTAAATTATAATAATGTTAACATTGAAGTGCTGTCAATGGGTATGAGTGGTGACTTTGAGGTGGCAATAGAAGAGGGTGCCACCTTGGTTAGAATAGGAACTAAAATCTTTGGGGAAAGACCACAAAAATAA